A region from the Streptomyces sp. 3214.6 genome encodes:
- a CDS encoding 2'-5' RNA ligase family protein yields the protein MGTVTIGVSIAVPEPHGSLLQERRAGFGDAAAHGIRTHVTLLPPTEIEAVALAAVHAHLTEVAAAGRPFPMRLSGTGTFRPLSPVVYVKVVEGAEACAWLQHRVRDASGPLTRELQFPYHPHVTVAHGIDEAAMDRAFEELAHYEAEWSCTGFSLHEQGADGVWRKLREYTFGGATVPPQAAHTDRNSLPTH from the coding sequence GTGGGGACCGTAACGATCGGCGTGTCGATCGCGGTCCCGGAGCCTCACGGCAGCCTGCTCCAGGAGCGGCGCGCGGGCTTCGGCGACGCCGCGGCTCATGGCATCCGCACCCACGTCACGCTGTTGCCGCCGACCGAGATCGAGGCGGTCGCGCTCGCGGCGGTCCACGCGCACCTCACCGAGGTCGCCGCGGCCGGCCGGCCCTTCCCGATGCGGCTGTCCGGCACGGGCACCTTCCGGCCCCTGTCACCGGTGGTCTATGTGAAGGTCGTCGAGGGCGCCGAGGCCTGCGCCTGGCTCCAGCACCGGGTCCGTGACGCCTCCGGGCCGCTCACCCGCGAGCTGCAGTTCCCCTACCACCCGCACGTCACGGTCGCGCACGGCATCGACGAGGCGGCGATGGACCGGGCCTTCGAGGAGCTCGCCCACTACGAGGCCGAGTGGTCCTGCACCGGCTTCTCCCTCCACGAGCAGGGCGCCGACGGCGTCTGGCGCAAACTGCGCGAGTACACGTTCGGCGGCGCGACCGTCCCCCCGCAGGCAGCCCACACCGACCGCAACTCCCTGCCGACGCACTAG
- the trpS gene encoding tryptophan--tRNA ligase, with translation MASDRPRVLSGIQPTAGSFHLGNYLGAVRQWVALQESHDAFYMVVDLHAITVPQDPKELTANTRLAAAQLLAAGLDPDRCTLFIQSHVPEHAQLAWVMNCLTGFGEASRMTQFKDKSARQGADRASVGLFTYPILQVADILLYQADEVPVGEDQRQHVELTRDLATRFNGRFGETFTIPKPYILKETGKIYDLQDPSIKMSKSASTPKGLINLLDDPKATAKKVRSAVTDTDTVVRYDPENKPGVSNLLGIYSTLTGTSVQELERQYEGKLYGALKTDLADVVVDFVTPFRDRTQQYLDDPETLDALLAKGAEKARAVAAETLSQTYERVGFLPAKH, from the coding sequence CCCTGCAGGAGTCCCACGACGCGTTCTACATGGTCGTCGACCTGCACGCGATCACGGTCCCGCAGGACCCGAAGGAGCTCACGGCCAACACCCGCCTGGCCGCGGCGCAGCTCCTCGCGGCCGGCCTGGACCCGGACCGCTGCACGCTCTTCATCCAGAGCCATGTCCCCGAACACGCCCAGCTCGCCTGGGTCATGAACTGCCTCACCGGCTTCGGCGAGGCGTCCCGTATGACGCAGTTCAAGGACAAGTCCGCCAGGCAGGGCGCCGACCGCGCCTCCGTGGGCCTGTTCACGTACCCGATCCTGCAGGTCGCGGACATCCTGCTGTACCAGGCCGACGAGGTGCCGGTCGGCGAGGACCAGCGCCAGCACGTCGAGCTCACCCGCGACCTCGCCACGCGCTTCAACGGCCGCTTCGGCGAGACGTTCACGATCCCGAAGCCGTACATCCTGAAGGAGACGGGCAAGATCTACGACCTTCAGGACCCGTCGATCAAGATGAGCAAGTCGGCGTCCACGCCGAAGGGCCTCATCAACCTGCTCGACGACCCGAAGGCCACCGCCAAGAAGGTCAGGAGCGCGGTCACGGACACCGACACGGTCGTCCGCTACGACCCCGAGAACAAGCCGGGCGTGAGCAACCTGCTGGGCATCTACTCGACCCTCACCGGAACGAGCGTCCAGGAGCTGGAGCGGCAGTACGAGGGCAAGCTCTACGGCGCGCTCAAGACGGACCTCGCCGACGTCGTCGTCGACTTCGTGACGCCGTTCCGGGACCGCACACAGCAGTATCTGGACGACCCCGAGACGCTCGACGCGCTCCTCGCCAAGGGCGCCGAGAAGGCCCGCGCCGTCGCCGCGGAGACGCTGTCCCAGACGTACGAGCGCGTGGGCTTTCTGCCCGCGAAGCACTGA